The Verrucomicrobium spinosum DSM 4136 = JCM 18804 genome includes a region encoding these proteins:
- a CDS encoding DEAD/DEAH box helicase, translated as MFEALTQHLKLPDLWQHAAVNHLRAGRDVIVSAPTGAGKTYVFELFVKASPPKGQAVYTVPTRALANDKFAEWTEAGWKVGLATGDRAVNVQAPVLVATLETQIERILTGQGPELLVIDEFQMIGDPARGSHYEGAIVLAGACTKLLLLSGSVENSEDVAAWMRRIGRNVEVVSAKERPVPLEEMPVEVLPQKVRGLEGYWPKFAASALMADLGPLLIFAPRRKDAEKIARQLADQLPQGEPLSLTQEQKSLAGRDVAALLEKRIAYHHSGLSYPVRAGLVEPLAKGGQLRVIVSTMGLAAGINFSVRSVHVSSTMYHDGTMEQQLAADELLQMYGRAGRRGLDERGYVLTSRTSPTLADARPARLRRSSKLSWPLFLRIMRRAALDGLNPFQAALDFAQRLFAKAPPELGLEATTDPAATAPSGRSGALFGLTGTRHELRNSEGQWEELKVRKEGQVSLGEAWRATHSYHGAALGDASYVKDLPGGPGRIFKLVRQSGVQLYGSEIALGKPPEGGGEGIVPTQSLRKLLNIPRHLEVLTEEQITQKALPRLMPHFPGANLLGTTVKDNLRWAQFDHSTQLVTALQDSLGRWVVTPEERTVQRATETGIHMSATVPDQTARAGTPVHAWRMLGLVDSDGSPTRRGVIFSYFQHGEGLAVAAALEDESYPVDELAIHMANLRSDCRLEMTEPGGSERLAAACRGIYGYVNHAGYLEAGLPIGYGEGTAELLGLLEGRGMTRPSPQRDAVAEGDLTRAHVEWLSLLRHVVHAPAHDWDRWQHLKAACALLLEKQASSGTLIMNFHVPPLTPKQKHDRPKHFFMRY; from the coding sequence ATGTTCGAAGCCCTCACCCAGCACCTGAAGCTGCCCGATCTGTGGCAGCACGCCGCGGTCAACCACCTGCGGGCAGGCAGAGATGTCATTGTGAGTGCGCCAACCGGTGCCGGGAAGACCTACGTGTTTGAGCTCTTTGTGAAGGCCTCGCCGCCCAAGGGGCAGGCCGTGTACACCGTGCCCACCCGGGCCCTGGCCAATGACAAGTTCGCGGAATGGACAGAAGCCGGCTGGAAGGTGGGCCTGGCCACGGGAGACCGCGCGGTGAATGTGCAGGCCCCGGTGCTGGTGGCCACGCTGGAGACGCAGATCGAGCGAATCCTCACCGGTCAGGGGCCAGAGCTGCTGGTCATCGACGAGTTTCAAATGATCGGTGACCCCGCACGGGGCAGCCACTACGAAGGGGCCATCGTTCTGGCGGGAGCCTGCACCAAGCTCCTGCTCCTGAGCGGCAGTGTGGAGAACTCCGAGGACGTGGCGGCCTGGATGCGCCGGATTGGTCGCAACGTGGAAGTCGTCTCTGCGAAAGAACGCCCCGTGCCCCTGGAGGAAATGCCAGTGGAAGTGCTGCCGCAGAAAGTCCGCGGCCTGGAAGGCTACTGGCCAAAATTTGCCGCCAGCGCTCTGATGGCCGATCTTGGCCCCCTGCTCATCTTCGCCCCCCGGAGAAAGGATGCGGAAAAGATCGCCAGACAGCTGGCGGATCAACTGCCCCAAGGTGAGCCTCTCTCGTTGACCCAGGAGCAAAAGTCACTGGCCGGCAGGGATGTCGCCGCCCTGCTGGAGAAGCGCATTGCCTACCATCACAGCGGCCTCAGCTACCCGGTGCGGGCGGGATTGGTGGAGCCCCTGGCCAAAGGCGGCCAGCTCCGCGTCATCGTCTCCACCATGGGACTGGCGGCGGGCATCAACTTCTCCGTCCGCAGCGTGCATGTTTCCTCCACCATGTACCATGACGGCACGATGGAGCAGCAACTGGCCGCCGACGAACTGCTCCAGATGTATGGCCGAGCCGGGCGTCGTGGCCTGGATGAGCGCGGCTACGTGCTCACCTCCCGCACCAGCCCCACCTTGGCAGATGCCCGGCCCGCCCGCTTGCGCCGGAGCAGCAAGCTCTCTTGGCCATTGTTTCTGCGCATCATGCGCCGGGCCGCCCTGGACGGCCTCAACCCCTTCCAGGCCGCCCTGGACTTCGCCCAACGTCTGTTCGCGAAGGCACCCCCGGAGCTTGGTCTCGAAGCAACCACCGATCCTGCCGCCACCGCCCCATCCGGGAGGTCTGGAGCGCTCTTTGGCCTCACCGGCACCCGGCATGAACTCCGCAACAGTGAAGGCCAGTGGGAGGAACTCAAGGTGCGCAAGGAAGGACAGGTCTCACTGGGCGAAGCCTGGCGCGCCACGCACTCCTACCACGGCGCAGCCTTGGGCGACGCCAGCTATGTGAAAGATCTTCCCGGCGGCCCCGGCAGAATCTTCAAACTTGTCCGCCAGTCAGGCGTTCAGCTCTATGGGAGCGAAATCGCCCTCGGCAAACCACCGGAAGGCGGTGGCGAAGGCATCGTCCCCACCCAGAGTCTGAGGAAACTGCTCAACATTCCCCGCCATCTGGAGGTGCTCACGGAGGAGCAGATCACCCAAAAGGCCCTTCCGCGGCTCATGCCCCATTTTCCTGGAGCAAACCTCCTGGGCACAACGGTGAAGGACAACCTGCGGTGGGCCCAGTTCGACCACTCCACCCAGCTCGTCACCGCCCTGCAGGACAGTCTGGGGCGCTGGGTGGTGACACCAGAGGAGCGCACCGTGCAGCGGGCGACGGAAACGGGCATCCACATGAGCGCCACCGTGCCCGATCAGACGGCCAGGGCGGGCACACCCGTGCATGCCTGGCGGATGCTTGGCCTGGTGGACAGCGACGGCTCTCCCACCCGCCGCGGCGTGATCTTTAGTTATTTCCAACATGGCGAGGGTCTCGCCGTCGCAGCCGCGCTGGAAGACGAATCCTATCCTGTGGACGAACTGGCCATTCACATGGCCAACCTCCGATCTGACTGTCGCCTGGAGATGACCGAACCCGGCGGCAGCGAACGCCTGGCCGCCGCCTGTCGGGGCATCTACGGCTATGTGAACCACGCCGGTTATCTGGAGGCCGGCCTCCCCATTGGCTACGGCGAAGGCACCGCTGAGCTGCTCGGGCTGCTGGAAGGTCGCGGCATGACCCGCCCCTCTCCGCAGAGAGACGCCGTGGCAGAAGGTGACCTCACCCGTGCGCATGTGGAATGGCTCAGCCTCCTGCGCCATGTCGTGCATGCGCCCGCTCATGACTGGGACCGCTGGCAGCACCTGAAGGCCGCCTGCGCCCTGCTGCTGGAAAAACAAGCCAGCTCCGGCACCCTGATCATGAACTTTCACGTGCCGCCCCTCACACCCAAGCAAAAGCACGACCGCCCCAAGCATTTCTTCATGCGTTATTGA
- a CDS encoding glycosyltransferase, whose translation MPTRDSRPLIAHSVPLLQEWLPKAGEVIVVDSNSTDGTRELIESAFPYPNVQIHNRPPGLYAAWNFGIQTASRPITYISTAGDAISERDLATLNSVFTSHPHVDVVVSSPRFLDGDCQPTPGKVWPIHKLWTDEVDQDVIQLSGPDLVAFALKAAHPPYYNNWLCSSASNLYRTEFLKSHPFPENAGHGADTLFGIQNARHMKAAFYRHCCGTFVVHEKSSNAHHLSADEIFDLYFLRGYQEELRWLVEQTAPDSSAYVKDLLLNLEPGYEIHKRSLPTVRVSLLEDENGRLRARNQALQEKVAQLKEHNASLKGQLAQVKIDGKQNDFALKKIPKFLRRWLA comes from the coding sequence ATGCCGACCCGGGATAGTCGGCCTCTAATCGCACATTCGGTCCCGTTGCTTCAGGAATGGCTCCCCAAAGCTGGCGAGGTCATCGTTGTGGACAGCAACTCCACTGACGGCACGAGGGAACTGATTGAGTCGGCGTTTCCCTATCCCAATGTGCAGATTCACAACCGTCCTCCCGGACTCTATGCGGCATGGAACTTTGGCATCCAGACTGCGAGCCGCCCGATCACCTATATCTCTACTGCTGGCGATGCGATCTCAGAGCGCGATCTTGCGACGTTGAACTCTGTTTTCACGAGTCACCCCCACGTGGATGTGGTGGTTTCGTCTCCCAGGTTTCTGGACGGGGACTGTCAGCCAACGCCCGGGAAGGTTTGGCCCATTCACAAGCTGTGGACTGACGAGGTTGATCAGGATGTCATCCAGCTGTCAGGCCCGGATCTTGTGGCTTTCGCACTCAAAGCTGCTCATCCACCCTACTACAACAATTGGCTGTGCAGCTCCGCCAGCAATCTGTATCGGACAGAGTTTCTAAAAAGCCACCCTTTCCCTGAGAATGCCGGGCATGGTGCAGACACTCTATTTGGAATCCAGAATGCGCGGCATATGAAGGCTGCATTCTATCGCCATTGCTGTGGTACTTTTGTCGTGCATGAAAAAAGCAGCAATGCCCATCACTTGAGTGCGGACGAGATTTTCGATCTGTATTTTCTGCGCGGCTACCAGGAGGAGCTCCGCTGGCTTGTCGAACAGACAGCGCCGGACAGTTCTGCCTATGTGAAGGACCTGCTGTTGAACCTTGAGCCTGGCTACGAAATCCACAAGAGATCCCTGCCTACTGTCAGGGTCTCTCTTTTGGAAGATGAAAATGGACGACTCAGGGCCAGAAACCAGGCGCTTCAGGAAAAGGTGGCTCAGCTCAAAGAGCACAACGCGAGTTTGAAGGGGCAGCTTGCCCAGGTGAAGATCGACGGCAAACAGAATGACTTCGCTCTGAAGAAAATTCCAAAGTTTCTACGCCGCTGGCTGGCATAG
- a CDS encoding glycosyltransferase, whose protein sequence is MEPPLHPVISLLHATRSRPELALQCRQKWLAAASNPDQVEHLFAFDADDEDSCKALSGYSHHVVQVKEGGCVAAWNLAAANARGQVLVQLSDDWVPVEGWDESILARLGDLDMPKVLKISDGHRWDDLLCMAICTRARYEKQGFFLAPVYFGLYSDDEFSFRAFQDGVVVDARDLVFRHVHPDHDNAAPMDGTYQRQNVLSREIHGRQLFISRNPGALRGWLHMHGQVRHYVSLGDSATTEATLPRISVIMRTHNRPQFMRRALDSIAQQSYPNVELVIVAHGDALDYAPDLLRNAKVASRFHAQIIQAAPGSSLGGMLNQGIAAATGHWIIALDDDDTWHHTCLERLATVLQTKVSPVPRAAACQYLMVHEAITESGEVVESYRAKSGEEVESLLITRQIARNQIVIHGFLFEKSLWSELGGYREDLPVGEDWDFNLRSILLTDILLLPEPLAYYHIRQNSLDQTHTAGRQLHINMQAHMTNCEVRRIADSPEGRSQLFLAGQISLAISELRDEIGRLRSDVAVYRKRETSLQKRLSATKEKLRLTKKQLKEEKESTRAVRKLWVFKLLHRLRF, encoded by the coding sequence ATGGAACCTCCTCTACATCCCGTCATATCACTTCTGCATGCCACGCGAAGCCGTCCTGAACTTGCTCTTCAATGCCGACAGAAATGGCTTGCTGCTGCGAGCAATCCTGACCAGGTGGAGCATTTGTTTGCCTTTGACGCGGATGATGAGGACTCCTGCAAGGCGCTAAGTGGTTATTCACATCATGTCGTTCAGGTGAAGGAGGGAGGGTGTGTCGCCGCGTGGAACTTGGCGGCCGCAAACGCCCGGGGTCAGGTGCTGGTTCAACTCTCCGACGACTGGGTGCCTGTTGAGGGTTGGGATGAGAGCATTCTCGCTAGACTGGGTGATCTAGACATGCCTAAAGTGCTCAAGATCTCAGATGGACATCGTTGGGACGACTTGCTCTGCATGGCCATCTGCACCCGGGCTCGTTATGAGAAGCAGGGTTTCTTCCTGGCTCCCGTTTACTTCGGTCTCTACTCGGATGACGAGTTCAGCTTTCGGGCCTTTCAGGATGGAGTCGTAGTTGACGCACGGGATCTAGTGTTTCGTCATGTTCATCCCGACCACGACAATGCCGCCCCCATGGACGGAACCTACCAGAGACAGAATGTCCTATCGAGGGAGATCCATGGGCGGCAACTGTTCATCAGTCGAAACCCAGGTGCCCTCAGAGGTTGGCTCCACATGCATGGGCAAGTCCGCCACTACGTGTCTCTTGGCGATTCGGCGACTACAGAGGCTACACTGCCCCGCATCTCCGTCATCATGCGAACCCACAACCGACCGCAATTCATGCGGCGGGCTTTGGACTCTATTGCCCAGCAGAGCTACCCCAATGTAGAGCTCGTCATCGTAGCTCACGGAGACGCTCTTGACTACGCGCCAGACCTGTTGCGAAATGCAAAGGTTGCCTCCAGGTTCCATGCTCAGATCATACAAGCGGCACCTGGAAGCAGCCTCGGGGGGATGTTGAATCAGGGAATTGCAGCCGCCACGGGGCACTGGATCATCGCCTTGGACGACGATGACACCTGGCATCACACCTGTTTGGAAAGGCTCGCCACGGTTCTACAGACCAAGGTCTCCCCTGTACCTCGTGCTGCGGCCTGTCAGTACCTTATGGTCCACGAAGCCATCACTGAAAGCGGGGAGGTGGTGGAAAGCTATCGGGCAAAGAGCGGGGAAGAGGTGGAATCACTTCTCATCACCCGGCAGATCGCCAGAAACCAGATCGTCATCCACGGTTTTCTTTTCGAGAAATCACTTTGGTCAGAGCTTGGTGGCTACAGGGAAGATCTGCCGGTGGGAGAGGATTGGGACTTCAATCTGCGAAGCATTCTTTTGACAGACATCTTGCTCCTGCCGGAACCTTTGGCGTACTATCACATCAGACAGAACTCGCTGGATCAGACCCACACAGCGGGGCGCCAACTGCACATTAATATGCAGGCGCACATGACCAACTGTGAAGTAAGACGCATTGCTGACTCACCGGAGGGAAGATCCCAGCTCTTTCTTGCAGGACAGATTTCTCTCGCCATTTCTGAGTTGCGCGATGAAATCGGCAGGCTCAGATCAGATGTGGCGGTGTACCGGAAGCGGGAGACCTCTCTGCAAAAGCGGCTCTCTGCGACCAAGGAGAAGCTTCGGTTGACCAAGAAACAGCTTAAAGAAGAGAAGGAAAGCACGCGTGCGGTCCGAAAACTGTGGGTCTTTAAGCTTCTGCATCGTCTTCGGTTCTGA
- a CDS encoding glycosyltransferase family 4 protein: MVRILQVFNRYVHMGGEEKSVDRIYQHLGEEHVVARCFFESRDWARASALAIPGQLIRTFYNHGSRRKFEEMIQTFRPEVALFHNVFPVGSPSLYHAAARRRVPVIHYVHNFRPFSVGGTLYSNGQFLEEALGGDYRREVQTGAWQGSRLKSAVMARVLRRLHASGWLENVRAWVCISEFLRDKLAIGTGVGADRLFALRHSWDAMKNPPPPDDRGYYLFLGRLVDVKGVEVLLEAWRHLRARLGPATPALHIGGEGPLAERVKVEAARHRDIKYLGLVTGEAKHAAISGCRAMLAPSVWWEPLGLVTYEAYDYGKPMLAARSGGLSETVVAGLTGFLHEPGDAAGLADDVLILESMSLSERCHMGAEGRVWLLSECSPARWKASFGEVLAGIVAR; this comes from the coding sequence ATGGTGAGAATTCTTCAGGTGTTCAACAGATACGTCCACATGGGTGGCGAGGAGAAGTCAGTGGACCGGATCTACCAGCATCTGGGGGAGGAGCATGTGGTGGCTCGTTGTTTCTTTGAGAGTCGTGACTGGGCCCGCGCTTCTGCCCTCGCCATTCCCGGGCAGTTGATCAGGACCTTCTACAATCACGGCAGCCGCAGGAAGTTCGAGGAGATGATCCAAACCTTCCGCCCGGAGGTTGCCCTGTTTCACAACGTCTTCCCAGTCGGCTCACCTTCTCTGTACCACGCCGCGGCGCGACGCCGCGTGCCAGTGATTCATTATGTGCACAACTTCCGCCCCTTCTCCGTAGGGGGCACGCTCTACTCGAACGGGCAGTTCCTGGAGGAGGCGCTGGGCGGTGACTATCGCCGCGAGGTCCAGACCGGGGCTTGGCAAGGATCGCGCCTGAAGTCTGCCGTGATGGCCCGTGTGCTGCGCCGTTTGCATGCCTCCGGCTGGCTGGAGAATGTGCGTGCCTGGGTCTGCATCTCAGAATTTCTCCGGGACAAGCTGGCCATCGGTACCGGGGTGGGGGCAGACCGGCTGTTCGCCCTGCGGCATTCGTGGGACGCGATGAAGAATCCGCCGCCACCGGATGACCGGGGTTACTACCTCTTCCTGGGCCGGCTGGTGGATGTGAAGGGTGTCGAGGTGCTGCTGGAGGCCTGGCGACATCTGCGGGCCCGGCTTGGCCCCGCTACCCCTGCCTTGCACATCGGTGGCGAGGGCCCTCTTGCGGAACGGGTCAAGGTGGAGGCAGCCAGGCATCGAGACATCAAGTACCTTGGCCTGGTCACTGGCGAAGCCAAGCATGCGGCCATCAGCGGCTGTCGGGCCATGCTCGCCCCCTCCGTCTGGTGGGAGCCGCTGGGCCTTGTGACCTATGAGGCTTATGATTACGGCAAACCCATGCTCGCTGCCCGCTCCGGGGGGCTTTCAGAAACGGTGGTCGCTGGTCTCACCGGGTTTTTACACGAGCCTGGCGATGCTGCGGGCTTGGCCGACGATGTGCTCATCTTGGAGTCCATGAGTCTCTCTGAGCGCTGCCACATGGGGGCCGAGGGCAGGGTGTGGCTGCTTTCCGAATGCAGCCCCGCGCGGTGGAAGGCTTCGTTTGGCGAGGTGCTGGCGGGTATTGTCGCGAGGTAG